DNA sequence from the Falco peregrinus isolate bFalPer1 chromosome 1, bFalPer1.pri, whole genome shotgun sequence genome:
CAATGGTTGATTTGACTGAAGAATCTCTGCTGTTTTATCACAGACCTGACAAAACCCTGGTTAGATTAGCTAAAGATGTAGAGTTTTCTGAGACATCACTGAGTTTGTCCAGATGAGTTCTGCTATATTTTTCCATGCTTTAAAACATAGATTATCCAGAAGCGCTGAACTAAGTGTACTACAGTGGCTTTCTTTGTCTTCTCcagcagaaagtaaaaataagtatACTGTAAACACAATTTTCTGGAACTAGCAGGACCACACAACTACTGACTTAATGAAATATTGTTTTTGATTAAGTAGATagaaaactaaaagcaaaatatttattcagtcTGGTATGTTGGTTTATAAAAGTGCATTGGTCTCTTCTGGAAACTTTGATACatctgtatgcttttttttgctgaagtaaCTTGACTAGTTCTATGTGAAAGATCacaaatgacagaaataataatttcaatcAAGAAAGTCATGAAGTTACAAATCATCAAAAATATTACCCTGTACAGTAACGATATATCAATAtatctttaagaaaagaatatctcagtggggttttatttgcttgcagcagagaaaaaataatctggggATTATAAGCatctttcagttttcagtaaatACGAGCTCTTCTGCCCTATTGGAAATACCACTGCACAGGAAGGGGGTTGGCaatgcagcagggcagctgagAGGGGGACCAGAATAGCGAGGGTGGGGAACAACAACAGGCCTATTTGGCAAAACATTTAGAAAGCGGCTATAGAAAACAGTATTGATTCACTTCAAACTCATGCTGAACCCACTCTTTAGCAGCAATAACTACTTAAGAGAATTAAAATCTGTGGAGAGGGATaatatgtttgtatttcttgCATGTTGCAAAGTTTATATTTCTTGCATGTTGCAAAGATTGCTCTTCTAATGCActgtttctttggcttttttcaaatttatttactTGAGCccttctcttaaaataaaaataatccagtcCTCGCCTTTCCTACCTCCTCACCCTTTGAAATAAGGGGCAAGAGTCTTAATAATTTGTACATTAAGACCATTCCCCACATCTCTgaattttctcccttccctctccctggtTCTTCCTGAGAAACAATGCTTTAAAAGATGAGAATGGATTCCTAAGCAAACTGCTAACAGGATTTGATGATACATGGATCTTGCACATTTTCTGAGACTACTATACTTTGAATAGTTTTTCctgaaagataagaaaaataatatggaAAGCTAAATTGATAACTAGGtgaaagcaacagaacaaatgaCATTGCTTCAAAACACCTTCCAGTTCTTTACCTACAGCATCTTGGTCAGTGACCTCTAAACTTACCTCAATAATATCCTTCTAATGATGCTGTGCTGACTCCAGTGtctggagcaggggctgcctAGAAATCCATTTTCCTGCCATAAAGCAGGGGGGAGGGAGTGAATGGATTCTGTCTGCATTGTTTATAGTATTAATTTGATAAATAATTCCcttctttatttctcattgtAGTAGATTTATTTCCCACATTTGACATACCTTTCTGCAGGTGGTGCTAGCTAGTTAATCATCTGAACAGAGCATGAAagacattgcttttcttttaacgAAACTGAAATGTGAAGCAATGGACATATAAAAATGAGATATTATCATAAATCCACATTTTATTACTCGGCTGTTTCTATTACTACCTAGTAAGTCTCTTGCTAAACAGAGGAATGTGGTAAGCGTCCATACTGTACTTGAGCACTAAACTTACAGGCTGGTAGACTGCAGGAGGTGGGAGAAAATGTTGGGAACAAGGTTTCTACCACAGGCGGTTTCCCTCAAAAAAGCATTACTGAGTGAGCAAGTGGAGTACAGTTTTCACTATATCTTGATACTGCAAAAAACCCACTTGAGTTTTATTTGAATGAGGTGGAAAAAATACCGTGGGGAATGCTATATGTTGTTACTGCCTGGTTCTCCTGCAGATTTAATTGCTACTGTGAAATCAGAGACTGGTTTCCAGTAGGCTAGCATTATGTTTACAGAGGCAGTTATCAGCAAGAATGGCAATGAAGAAATACAGTCGTATTTATACGACGACATATTTATACGTATGACACTTGAGACCCTCCGAGCAACAGTTACAGATCTGACTCAGTAATTAACTCGATAGAAAGAAACAGAGGTGGGAGGCTGCAAGGTGGGCAGGGAAGGCTGTGAAACGAGCCAAACTAAACTCTTCACAAAACCATTATCTCAAATTCCCCTCCAAGGGCATTGCTTACACTGAGAATTGTTCAGCCTAAGTCTACGCATCTAGAGCCCTTACTGTAAGCTGTTTTGTGCCCTGTTTACTGAGGAAAAATGACATAAACATGGGGCATCTGAGCAGGATGAGACTAAAAGGATGCATGGGACTTCCTGATAAAGCACAACCCTTACACTGGCTGCTATATTACTGGCATGAGCCATGCTATGGAAAGACTATTTCAGCTAAAGGAGGCTCATCCAGGACTGCCTCACCTGGGATCTGTTGATAGCTAGTGTTACCTTTATGGATAAATCACAGATAGGATAATACTAATACCACTTAATGAGCTGTGTTAGAggggttttttgcatgtgtCTGTTTCAAAGCTTTGCTCTTTGGCTTTTAGTTTGGCCACAGGTGATGTTTATCTTcagtaaaatgtgtttgtgatACTGAAAGGTGGGTTCAGAGAAGGCTCTCTGGCACGGCGGTGGCTAAAACTCCTTTTAGCAAACTGCCTCACTCAGCGGCTGCTCTCAAGGAGCTTTACATACACTTTAGAGGGGAACAAAGAGACACATAAAGTGAAGAAGGTCTGACTGGCATCCCCCTATGTTGATTTCTAGATAACTCTTGGCAGCAACTGAAGAtctcaggctgcagctgaagacTCTCTGAGTGGCTGCTTGTGCTGGATGAAGAGGCAGTCTAGATGCTGTTGGCAGCTGCACAACTGCTGCCTGATTTCCTCAGCTCCTAGCACAAAATAGGGTAATCCCTCTGAAATTGCTGCCTGAGCATTTCCCAGTATAACtttgtttttcccagtgtttAGGGTGTGGTACAGCTGAGTGATCATCCCATGAACCAGTATAGTTAGCTACGTTTCCCTAGAAATGccaagcagaaaagcaaaaaaaaaaaaaaaaaaaaaaaagccccaacgTAAAAAATGCTTTGTGGTGACTCCTTTCTCCCTGAATAAGGAGAGGTGAGTTCCCAAGTAAGAGCTatagaggaaacaaaaagtctAAACAGCCTCATGAGATCCTGGAAAGCAAACATGAGTGCAATGTGTGCATAAACTAGGcacaactgttttaaaaatcttgtcAGTCTAGTAAATGGAAGCAAAATTTGGTCCCCTTTTTGTCACCATCACCAGCCAGGAATCACATAGCAGCTAGAAAGCAATTTTGGAATGACTGGCTGGTAGAAATACAGTCTAGGATGTACAGCAATATGACTAAGCTTTTCTAATTGGAAGTACTGCATGTGGCTACTTTAGCTAACAGCAAATGCTGCATTCAGTTTTCTCAGACAAAAAATTAAGCTGGGCTTATGCAGCCAGTTCTGCACTACAGTTAATGGGCAATCCTGTTCTCTAGGATAGCTTTTTCCACgctttcttgttttccagtCTATGCTGCCCTGTGCACCTAAGGACCAACTCCAGCCTTTCCTGCTGTGGCTACTGTTTGTTGATTTAGACAACATGCactgtttcttaaaaagaaagattggCTTAGATTTCATTGCTTTGACATCTCAACGGATCTTACATAAAATCAAGATTCCATTCatgttgttatttaaaaaaatttaaaaagccaaaatactTTGATTAAACCCAGAGCAGTGCTGACCTGCAGAGCCTAGCTCCCCTTTAAGCAATGAGGCAGCAAGTGTTTTCACTGGGATTGtacaaatgtatttcagaaaggtTTGCATCTTCATCCTCAAAATCTTGCATATGTACCCTTGTTGCCAAAAGGCAGAACTTTTTCCAAAAGTACCTATCCAATCGCAAGTCTGAAACTTAGAACTGCTTCCAGGTCTTCCTTCCGATATCTTAACTGTCTTCGTTTGGTTTAGTGTTATGCTGGCTTCCCTGTACTCTGGCTTGTTCTGGGAGGTTTTTATCACCATTTTTTTCACCCCTCTTGCTTTCTCCTAGAAACATGTGAAAGGACACACAGACCAAGAGTGAGATCTCATCTAGGGTTTGGTACTAGCACGTGCCAGGCTGCACACAGGATGATGTAGAGTTCTCATTCACCCATTTATATGTTACCCCTTTGTCAGATGAGTAGTGAATtactcagttaaaaaaacacTACTGCTGCAGTTAGGTATTTTGATACagttgtatttatttatctttttaaaatgtagtatGTCCTGTTCTGGAACCCAAGCAATTATTGCCTTGTGCTTCTTACCTAAGCCTCTTTCAGTTAAAGTTCTCTCTGAGagcttcctccttttctcagtGCCATGTTACCTGTGTGCTTGGGTCATGGGACGTTCTTCTAACTTTCTCAATTTCTTCACTTTTCCCCTCAAATACAGCTCCATCTAACAGCTTCTGTTTGCCACatagctgtgttttgttttggctgtaTGCATAAactttgtcttttcctttttcctttttcatttccttttctttccaaacataCCCAGAGATGAAAAGTGTCTGTTTATCTTCCAAAACTTCAAGTACTGACCACAGCCCataacagctgtttttctttcctgggcTCTCATTACCTGAAGCATATGGCAGAGGAGAGGTGGAGTACTGCAGGATGCTTTCCCTGAGGAAAGCAATTGCCTTTAGTGACAGTTGGGCAAATATCAATTTCTGACTCATAAGacaagtatttcattttaaaaaaatcttatttcaagaaaacacaatttctcagtctttcctgcagaataaaaatggCTGAACCTTCTGTCAGAATTCTCAAAATCCTTCAGAGTTTTGTAATCCCACCTGGAATCTTCACAGGTACGTTTATTTGTATAATCCAATACATATCCTcacatagggaaaaaaaaaatacagaacgCCTGTGAAAACTCCTCACTTAGGCTAGGAACTCAGAAAAGGCCACTCTGATAGGTAACAAAGCCAGAAACATTAATTTCATGTCAAACATGGAAAATATGCTTGAATTAACATGAGCTCTACTCCGTACTACAGAGTTTGTGGATAATCTGGGCCAAAACCTCTTCTTGTCCTTCTACACAGAATACTTTtggaatatttaaaagaaattggaCTGTTCCAAATGTATTTGAATCTtgtttagaaaatgtttctgaagctgAGATGTAGCCTATCTCTTACTATTACAAAACTATGAACCTTCGCTAAAAATGAGGCCAAAATGTACTTCCTACTGTGTGTATCCTAGTGTATAAATCCATCTAAAATGACTTAAGCTTGTTTCGGCACACATAGCACATCGATCCAGCTTTTGTGTATCTGCCACTTCAAAGCTCAGGTGTTTGCAACAATGTCTGTATGCTTTGAATAAGGATCTGGCACAAACTTCTCACTGCTTAGTCCAAATTAACATCGCTGAATTCATTTAAGTCATGTTGGCTTCAAACTTGAGAAAGCAGGGACAGAAGTTAGCCTAAACTGTGATTTGCTGCTGAGGCAATTTGATAATGAATGTGTCTCCTCATTGATATCCCAATATCTGAAAAAGCAGACCGAGCTCTGAAACAGTCCTCATTCACTAACGTACCCTGTGCTTCATCTGGAACATGGTGTGCAGTGCAAACTCAGTccaaaaaaagcatcttcttaTGATTTGCTTtaagtttattattatttcaggttattatattaatatattacataagtgcattttatattaatatattttgtattaatatattaatataattaatgcatttgttgatattaaattttaatacaaatattgTTATATTTGACCCTGTTCCACTGAGGGAAGAGCTTTGTTACCAGAGTCACGAGAAGTAGAATCAATCCTGGGGTGAGCTGCAGTGGTAGGGGAAACAACTAGAATTAGAAACAGTAAATTATCTTGATTCTTACACAAGGCAAGGCTTTAAACCATTTTAAGCAGAAGCGATGACCAAAATCAATTTCTAAACATAAAGACCAGATACCTCTGAATTTCATAAAGTCTTACACTTACTTTTTCCTTActgacttcagaaagaaaagaaatcccaaGAAGCTAGAAGAGTTTTCAAATAGACAATAAATTAACTACTGAAGTGGAACATGGACTAGACATacatcaacagaaaagaaagaaaagatggatAAAGACCAGacagcttctgaaataaattgtaATCAGATATATTTGTTATGTTAGAAATGTAGAAGTATAGCACAAGGTCTTTACCTGGTGTAATTGGCatagcagcactgcagctaaTTGTGCTGCATGACTGTATGCAGCAGCAGATGTTGGTCCATGTGACTTTACTCAAACTTTTACATTCACATTGGAAGTGTAATGTACTCTTCCAGTGCCATTGTATTTCACAAAGTAGTTTATTTCCAGGCAATCCAGTAAATTAATGCTTAATGGGCATACgctttttttataataaagagtatttttaaGCAATAGAAGTTCTTTgatccagctttttttttgccctttttttttttttatagtaacaAAGTGGAAAGCAGTGAATTATACTGAACTTTTCACCATTTTCAGGTCTTTATTACAGCAAAAAATCACTAGGATACAAGATGCATCCACCATTCAGACCCAAACATTTGTTTGGGGCCAGAGGCCAAACAAATGGCTTAGGCCAACTTTGCTATTTCCTCACTAGCAACTCAAACATCCTGCAAGACCTTTTACCCTCCCCTTTTCTAGTATTTCTCTTACACCCAGATTCTTTAGATGGTGTTCTTATTTATCCAGGCTCACTAGGACTTAGTGGGCTGCACAAGAATTAACCTTGGTACCTTCCAGTTTCTTGATGACTGCATTAACAGTGCTCAAGAAGCCTGATTTTTCCTATCATTCTTCTTTCAAATCTGTGAGGAAAAAGCTAAGGTGAAAAACACATAAATTATCATAGTAAAGGATGAGTGACCTTACAGAACAAATTCTGGCTTTTCTGCAAGCTTCAGAGCCTCGTGCATCCCTGCAGCTGATAGTTTCCGGTTGATGTTCCTGTATCTGCATTGCAGGAGGTTGCGATAAGTTGTCCTCAGGTCCCGATTGAAGAAGGCATATATAAAAGGGTTAATGAGAGAGTTTGCGTAACCCAACCATAGAAATGTTCTCTCAACCCACAGCGGGATACAGCTGCATGCTGTACCACAGATGAAGGGCCTGGCGGttgagaggaggaagaagggcagcCAGCAGATGGTGAAAGCCCCAACAATAATCCCAAGTGTAGTGGcagctttctgttctcttttaaagatggaaatgtttttcttgtcaTGCTTTAGGAGTCGTGAAAAATTAGTACATTCTTCAGATTCCTTGTGCAGTTTTACAACTCCGTTCATAGAAATTGCTTCCATTTCTTCCAGCCGGGGAAAGCCAGCAAACTTGTGTTTAGCAGCACTCCTCTTGGCAGCTTTGTAAATCTGATAGTACATGAAGAGCATCACTGACATTGGAATATAAAATGCAACTGCTGTGGAGTAAATGGTGTAGCCGAAGTCTTGACTGATCAAACAAACCTTTTCATCATTTACATTTTGGGCCCAGCCGAAGAGTGGGGGTATAGTGATAGAGGCAGATAAGAGCCATACACTCAGGATCATTTTGGCCATACACTTCCCATTCTGCCTTACAGGATACGTGAGAGGTCTCGTTATTCCCAGGTACCTAGAACAATAATGTAGAGTTGTTATACAGTGCAGTGGCTAACTGATAAATGTTATTTCACACAGCCTACCCTAAACCAAAACATCTTTGGCTAAggtttctatttttcatttttcactcttctatttttatgtatttcaaacTGGTAAATTCATCTCTCTCTTACGTTAAAATTTATGGTGCTGATATTCTGTATAAAAGGTCTTTTATTCTAGAAGGAAATCTCCTCTTGGCCATAACAAACTTGATTTTACTGAATTCGTACCATCTTCGTGCAGATAACTAATTTTTTTGGCATTTAAGGAAATTCTGAAACCTACTTTTTATTTGCCTAACTTTTGAAATCTTGGAGTATAGATGAATGCTCACTCCACAAAGCGTACCACTTTTCGTATTGAGTGCATGGTTTAGTTAAAACAAGCATACATTCATCTGCATTCTTCTTACATATTCAACACTGCCGTTAAACTGAGAAATTATGAGTTGTCTTTCTTACCGTTATGTTTCAGATGGGAACAACAAACTGTAAACTTATGCTGGGAGTAGATTATTTTAATACTAGAACAATTCTCTTTATCATcttttaattagaaagaaaCCATATTTATTCAATTTTCAAACTTTTACTGAACAAAATAACAATCTGTCACAGTGTCAGAAGAtcacctggggaaaaaaaacatagtTTTACTAGGAGCTAAATTTAGGGTGGTAAATTgtaaacagacacagaaaacgTTTATGAAATGTCAAGTTTTCATAGAGAAACCCAGAGAGGTCTGTTTACAACTTCTACATTTCCTAAGCTGTGATAGCTTAAACTatgtatatttttctaattaaaataaatagtactATGGCCTTATATAGCTGGATAGCAATATCCTAAGTTTGTGTCTACTCTCAACTACtgaaaatttctgaattttctctccAGCTATAGGAACTTTCCCTTAGAAGGAATTAgatgtttgtttggttttttgttgggttgttttttttttacacctaacatttttactttgaaatttgGTTTCTGCTGAACTGGAACTTACCTAT
Encoded proteins:
- the HTR7 gene encoding 5-hydroxytryptamine receptor 7 isoform X2, coding for MVLALNGSHLYGNLRPSVLEDPRALSGGRMIAGSWPPRSLAKLGPSPPPSALPTASPLPANDSQCGEQILSYGNVEKVVIGAVLSLITLLTIAGNCLVVISVCFVKKLRQPSNYLIVSLALADLSVALAVMPFVSVTDLIGGEWIFGRLFCNVFIAMDVMCCTASIMTLCVISIDRYLGITRPLTYPVRQNGKCMAKMILSVWLLSASITIPPLFGWAQNVNDEKVCLISQDFGYTIYSTAVAFYIPMSVMLFMYYQIYKAAKRSAAKHKFAGFPRLEEMEAISMNGVVKLHKESEECTNFSRLLKHDKKNISIFKREQKAATTLGIIVGAFTICWLPFFLLSTARPFICGTACSCIPLWVERTFLWLGYANSLINPFIYAFFNRDLRTTYRNLLQCRYRNINRKLSAAGMHEALKLAEKPEFVL
- the HTR7 gene encoding 5-hydroxytryptamine receptor 7 isoform X1, encoding MVLALNGSHLYGNLRPSVLEDPRALSGGRMIAGSWPPRSLAKLGPSPPPSALPTASPLPANDSQCGEQILSYGNVEKVVIGAVLSLITLLTIAGNCLVVISVCFVKKLRQPSNYLIVSLALADLSVALAVMPFVSVTDLIGGEWIFGRLFCNVFIAMDVMCCTASIMTLCVISIDRYLGITRPLTYPVRQNGKCMAKMILSVWLLSASITIPPLFGWAQNVNDEKVCLISQDFGYTIYSTAVAFYIPMSVMLFMYYQIYKAAKRSAAKHKFAGFPRLEEMEAISMNGVVKLHKESEECTNFSRLLKHDKKNISIFKREQKAATTLGIIVGAFTICWLPFFLLSTARPFICGTACSCIPLWVERTFLWLGYANSLINPFIYAFFNRDLRTTYRNLLQCRYRNINRKLSAAGMHEALKLAEKPEFVLRSSDFSREKES